In one window of Falco cherrug isolate bFalChe1 chromosome 12, bFalChe1.pri, whole genome shotgun sequence DNA:
- the UCHL5 gene encoding ubiquitin carboxyl-terminal hydrolase isozyme L5 isoform X1 has product MSGGSSAGEWCLMESDPGVFTELIKGFGCRGAQVEEIWSLEPENFEKLKPVHGLIFLFKWQPGEEPAGSVVQDSRLDTIFFAKQVINNACATQAIVSVLLNCAHQDIHLGETLSEFKEFSQSFDAAMKGLALSNSEVIRQVHNSFARQQMFEFDAKSSAKEEDAFHFVSYVPVNGRLYELDGLREGPIDLGACNQDDWISAVRPVIEKRIQKYSEGEIRFNLMAIVSDRKMIYEQRIAELQQQLAEEEPMDTDQSSNMLSSIQSEVAKYQMLIEEENQKLKRYKIENIRRKHNYLPFIMELLKTLAEHQQLIPLVEKAKEKQNAKKVQEAK; this is encoded by the exons GTTGTAGAGGAGCACAAGTTGAAGAAATATGGAGTTTGGAACCAGAGAACTTTGAAAAATTGAA gccAGTGCATGGATTAATTTTCCTCTTCAAGTGGCAGCCTGGAGAGGAACCAGCAGGTTCTGTTGTTCAGGATTCTAGACTGGATACAATATTTTTTGCTAAACAG gTAATCAATAATGCTTGTGCTACTCAAGCCATAGTAAGTGTGCTATTAAATTGTGCTCATCAAGATATCCATCTAGGAGAGACTTTGTCAGAATTTAAAGAATTTTCACAAAGTTTTGATGCTGCG ATGAAAGGTTTGGCACTAAGCAATTCGGAAGTGATTCGGCAAGTTCACAACAGTTTTGCCAG acaACAGATGTTTGAATTTGATGCAAAGTCTTCGGCAAAAGAAGAAGATGCATTTCACTTTGTAAGCTATGTTCCTGTTAATGGACGGCTATATGAACTAGATGGCTTAAGGGAAGGACCAATTGACTTGG GTGCATGCAATCAAGATGACTGGATAAGTGCTGTACGGCCTGTCATAGAGAAACGTATACAAAA GTACAGCGAAGGTGAGATAAGGTTTAACTTGATGGCTATTGTATCTGACAGAAAGATGATATATGAGCAGAGGATTGCAGAATtacagcagcagcttgcagag GAGGAGCCTATGGATACAGATCAAAGTAGTAATATGTTAAGTTCTATACAATCAGAAGTTGCAAAATACCAGATGTTAATTGAAGAAGAgaaccaaaaattaaaaagatataaG atCGAAAATATTAGAAGAAAACATAACTACCTGCCTTTCATCATGGAATTATTAAAGACTTTAGCAGAGCACCAACAGTTAATACCATTAGTAGAAAAA GcgaaagaaaaacagaatgcCAAGAAAGTTCAGGAGGCCAAGTGA
- the UCHL5 gene encoding ubiquitin carboxyl-terminal hydrolase isozyme L5 isoform X3, whose product MSGGSSAGEWCLMESDPGVFTELIKGFGCRGAQVEEIWSLEPENFEKLKPVHGLIFLFKWQPGEEPAGSVVQDSRLDTIFFAKQVINNACATQAIVSVLLNCAHQDIHLGETLSEFKEFSQSFDAAMKGLALSNSEVIRQVHNSFARQQMFEFDAKSSAKEEDAFHFVSYVPVNGRLYELDGLREGPIDLGACNQDDWISAVRPVIEKRIQKYSEGEIRFNLMAIVSDRKMIYEQRIAELQQQLAEIENIRRKHNYLPFIMELLKTLAEHQQLIPLVEKAKEKQNAKKVQEAK is encoded by the exons GTTGTAGAGGAGCACAAGTTGAAGAAATATGGAGTTTGGAACCAGAGAACTTTGAAAAATTGAA gccAGTGCATGGATTAATTTTCCTCTTCAAGTGGCAGCCTGGAGAGGAACCAGCAGGTTCTGTTGTTCAGGATTCTAGACTGGATACAATATTTTTTGCTAAACAG gTAATCAATAATGCTTGTGCTACTCAAGCCATAGTAAGTGTGCTATTAAATTGTGCTCATCAAGATATCCATCTAGGAGAGACTTTGTCAGAATTTAAAGAATTTTCACAAAGTTTTGATGCTGCG ATGAAAGGTTTGGCACTAAGCAATTCGGAAGTGATTCGGCAAGTTCACAACAGTTTTGCCAG acaACAGATGTTTGAATTTGATGCAAAGTCTTCGGCAAAAGAAGAAGATGCATTTCACTTTGTAAGCTATGTTCCTGTTAATGGACGGCTATATGAACTAGATGGCTTAAGGGAAGGACCAATTGACTTGG GTGCATGCAATCAAGATGACTGGATAAGTGCTGTACGGCCTGTCATAGAGAAACGTATACAAAA GTACAGCGAAGGTGAGATAAGGTTTAACTTGATGGCTATTGTATCTGACAGAAAGATGATATATGAGCAGAGGATTGCAGAATtacagcagcagcttgcagag atCGAAAATATTAGAAGAAAACATAACTACCTGCCTTTCATCATGGAATTATTAAAGACTTTAGCAGAGCACCAACAGTTAATACCATTAGTAGAAAAA GcgaaagaaaaacagaatgcCAAGAAAGTTCAGGAGGCCAAGTGA
- the UCHL5 gene encoding ubiquitin carboxyl-terminal hydrolase isozyme L5 isoform X4, whose translation MKGLALSNSEVIRQVHNSFARQQMFEFDAKSSAKEEDAFHFVSYVPVNGRLYELDGLREGPIDLGACNQDDWISAVRPVIEKRIQKYSEGEIRFNLMAIVSDRKMIYEQRIAELQQQLAEEEPMDTDQSSNMLSSIQSEVAKYQMLIEEENQKLKRYKIENIRRKHNYLPFIMELLKTLAEHQQLIPLVEKAKEKQNAKKVQEAK comes from the exons ATGAAAGGTTTGGCACTAAGCAATTCGGAAGTGATTCGGCAAGTTCACAACAGTTTTGCCAG acaACAGATGTTTGAATTTGATGCAAAGTCTTCGGCAAAAGAAGAAGATGCATTTCACTTTGTAAGCTATGTTCCTGTTAATGGACGGCTATATGAACTAGATGGCTTAAGGGAAGGACCAATTGACTTGG GTGCATGCAATCAAGATGACTGGATAAGTGCTGTACGGCCTGTCATAGAGAAACGTATACAAAA GTACAGCGAAGGTGAGATAAGGTTTAACTTGATGGCTATTGTATCTGACAGAAAGATGATATATGAGCAGAGGATTGCAGAATtacagcagcagcttgcagag GAGGAGCCTATGGATACAGATCAAAGTAGTAATATGTTAAGTTCTATACAATCAGAAGTTGCAAAATACCAGATGTTAATTGAAGAAGAgaaccaaaaattaaaaagatataaG atCGAAAATATTAGAAGAAAACATAACTACCTGCCTTTCATCATGGAATTATTAAAGACTTTAGCAGAGCACCAACAGTTAATACCATTAGTAGAAAAA GcgaaagaaaaacagaatgcCAAGAAAGTTCAGGAGGCCAAGTGA
- the UCHL5 gene encoding ubiquitin carboxyl-terminal hydrolase isozyme L5 isoform X2, producing the protein MSGGSSAGEWCLMESDPGVFTELIKGFGCRGAQVEEIWSLEPENFEKLKPVHGLIFLFKWQPGEEPAGSVVQDSRLDTIFFAKQVINNACATQAIVSVLLNCAHQDIHLGETLSEFKEFSQSFDAAMKGLALSNSEVIRQVHNSFARQQMFEFDAKSSAKEEDAFHFVSYVPVNGRLYELDGLREGPIDLGACNQDDWISAVRPVIEKRIQKYSEGEIRFNLMAIVSDRKMIYEQRIAELQQQLAEEPMDTDQSSNMLSSIQSEVAKYQMLIEEENQKLKRYKIENIRRKHNYLPFIMELLKTLAEHQQLIPLVEKAKEKQNAKKVQEAK; encoded by the exons GTTGTAGAGGAGCACAAGTTGAAGAAATATGGAGTTTGGAACCAGAGAACTTTGAAAAATTGAA gccAGTGCATGGATTAATTTTCCTCTTCAAGTGGCAGCCTGGAGAGGAACCAGCAGGTTCTGTTGTTCAGGATTCTAGACTGGATACAATATTTTTTGCTAAACAG gTAATCAATAATGCTTGTGCTACTCAAGCCATAGTAAGTGTGCTATTAAATTGTGCTCATCAAGATATCCATCTAGGAGAGACTTTGTCAGAATTTAAAGAATTTTCACAAAGTTTTGATGCTGCG ATGAAAGGTTTGGCACTAAGCAATTCGGAAGTGATTCGGCAAGTTCACAACAGTTTTGCCAG acaACAGATGTTTGAATTTGATGCAAAGTCTTCGGCAAAAGAAGAAGATGCATTTCACTTTGTAAGCTATGTTCCTGTTAATGGACGGCTATATGAACTAGATGGCTTAAGGGAAGGACCAATTGACTTGG GTGCATGCAATCAAGATGACTGGATAAGTGCTGTACGGCCTGTCATAGAGAAACGTATACAAAA GTACAGCGAAGGTGAGATAAGGTTTAACTTGATGGCTATTGTATCTGACAGAAAGATGATATATGAGCAGAGGATTGCAGAATtacagcagcagcttgcagag GAGCCTATGGATACAGATCAAAGTAGTAATATGTTAAGTTCTATACAATCAGAAGTTGCAAAATACCAGATGTTAATTGAAGAAGAgaaccaaaaattaaaaagatataaG atCGAAAATATTAGAAGAAAACATAACTACCTGCCTTTCATCATGGAATTATTAAAGACTTTAGCAGAGCACCAACAGTTAATACCATTAGTAGAAAAA GcgaaagaaaaacagaatgcCAAGAAAGTTCAGGAGGCCAAGTGA